From a region of the Sander lucioperca isolate FBNREF2018 chromosome 8, SLUC_FBN_1.2, whole genome shotgun sequence genome:
- the LOC116048586 gene encoding cytochrome b reductase 1 — protein MENLKQFLVALSAAAAAGIVSIIFVLIWVLNYKEGFAWDGGLAEFNWHPVLIVIGFIFFQGIAIIVYRLPWTWQCSKLMMKFIHAGLHLLAFILAVIAMVAVFDFHNAAKIPNMYSLHSWLGLTALILFCLQLVLGVGIYLIPVTPASWRAVFMPLHVYGGLLLFTSVIAVALMGITEKLIFGLSNPKYKDSPPEAIFVNVLGVLLVVFGALILWIATRTSWKRPSDQVLHTLHTIGEGEDSSKVGPVMSQLSDGTDAAPFGDVRRRSSNKLDDQAN, from the exons ATGGAGAACTTGAAACAGTTCCTGGTCGCTCTGTctgccgccgccgccgccggaATTGTCTCCATAATATTCGTGCTAATATGGGTTCTCAACTATAAAGAAGGTTTTGCCTGGGATGGAGGACTGGCTGAATTCAACTGGCATCCGGTCCTGATAGTTATCGGGTTTATTTTCTTCCAAGGAATAG CCATCATTGTCTACAGACTCCCCTGGACCTGGCAGTGCAGCAAACTGATGATGAAGTTCATCCATGCAGGCTTGCACTTACTAGCCTTCATTCTTGCTGTCATAGCTATGGTGGCTGTTTTTGACTTCCACAATGCTGCCAAAATCCCCAACATGTACAGTTTGCACAGCTGGCTGGGCCTGACAGCTCTGATACTCTTCTGTCTACAG CTTGTTCTTGGAGTTGGCATATACTTGATACCAGTTACACCTGCATCCTGGAGAGCAGTGTTTATGCCCCTCCATGTCTATGGCGGTCTTTTACTCTTTACCAGTGTAATAGCTGTGGCACTCATGGGCATCACCGAGAAACTCATTTTTGGCCT GAGCAACCCGAAATATAAGGACTCTCCCCCAGAGGCAATTTTCGTGAATGTTCTGGGAGTCCTCCTAGTGGTTTTTGGAGCTCTTATCCTCTGGATTGCCACTCGAACATCTTGGAAACGCCCCAGTGACCAGGTCTTGCATACTCTGCATACCATTGGGGAAGGTGAGGACAGCAGCAAAGTCGGTCCAGTCATGTCTCAACTATCTGATGGAACTGATGCTGCGCCCTTTGGGGATGTCAGGAGGAGGAGTAGTAACAAATTAGATGATCAGGCTAACTGA
- the dcaf17 gene encoding DDB1- and CUL4-associated factor 17 isoform X2, with the protein MLPDSQLVETKCHLLMAPYRRKGAVNATELLNRRSRGISDAGTLIRHNMKVLRGILLQDNRDFIKAWSKTSKSTIMYESGKIYFENYQNCYSCVHSEPQLLYKLPKRSKLEKFEDALLCQSPLDNTLTSPSDHKPSLLALTANNWLYRLSAETGEELQRVYLSSNHKFRYLGWDVSQEMFYVKSVQNKDTLLARQAGITQNTVMHLAIFHVFPLQVVGMLEINKKVFGNSVTDVVLSQGVLVVSYSNKSVKLYSFKHIVQRYLTEKLTLGKQSSLLGGKTVGDVPFGIPVNIQITDCPPVLFEVSCTDNSVQIGGYPWHYIYTPLHKNHKGTHHICSLKDSTMATNGIQNMNCYSLESDGIFFHPDDSGRIIHVGPATINVLKICGELNNGLPSKVLEDFSMTTHRNSNPTSQVTVTSSGRTVKKRFRQLDDDPDQETFRMVEYEDELDLLAVVVTNGEEGEGRAHIRLHDNQSGQLLRTVDLVEPWDESQLWVM; encoded by the exons ATGCTACCGGACAGTCAGCTTGTAGAAACAAAGTGCCACCTGCTGATGGCGCCGTACCGGAGAAAAGGAGCCGTAAATGCTACTGAGCTGTTGAACCGGAGGAGTAGAGGTATCAGCGATGCTGGGACTCTGATCAGACACAATATGAAGGTCCTTAGAGGTATCCTCCTCCAG GACAACAGGGATTTCATTAAAGCATGGAGCAAGACCTCAAAATCCACAATAATGTATGAGAGTGGTAAAATCTATTTTGAAAATTACCAGAACTGCTACAGCTG TGTTCATTCAGAGCCTCAACTTCTATACAAACTGCCTAAGAGATCAAAATTGGAGAAATTTGAAGATGCCTTGCTGTGTCAGAGCCCACTT GACAACACATTAACCTCCCCCTCTGATCATAAACCCAGCCTCTTGGCTTTGACGGCCAATAACTGGCTGTATCGCCTTTCAGCTGAAACGGGAGAAGAGCTGCAAAGAGTTTACCTCTCTTCAAACCATAAGTTCAG GTATCTTGGCTGGGATGTTTCTCAAGAGATGTTTTATGTTAAATCTGTTCAAAACAAAGATACACTTTTAGCCCGACAG gcAGGTATCACTCAGAACACGGTGATGCACCTGGCCATATTTCATGTCTTCCCCTTACAAGTTGTAGGCATGTTGGAGATCAACAAAAAG GTATTTGGGAATAGTGTTACCGATGTTGTTCTGTCTCAAGGTGTCCTTGTGGTGTCTTACAGCAACAAGTCAGTGAAACTGTACAGCTTTAAGCACATTGTACAAAGG tATTTGACAGAGAAGTTAACGCTTGGAAAGCAGAGTTCACTTCTTGGAGGCAAAACAGTGGGAGATGTTCCGTTTGGTATCCCAGTAAATATCCAGATCACAG ATTGTCCTCCAGTGCTTTTCGAGGTGTCATGCACTGATAACAGTGTCCAGATTGGAGGCTACCCGTGGCACTACATCTACACACCACTGCATAAAAATCACAAGGGCACTCACCACATCTGTTCACTCAAGGACAGCACTATG GCAACAAATGGAATTCAAAACATGAACTGCTACTCTCTGGAGAGTGATGGGATCTTCTTCCATCCTGATGACTCAGGAAGAATCATTCATGTTGGACCTGCCACCATAAA tgTCCTTAAAATATGTGGTGAACTAAACAATGGTTTGCCATCGAAGGTACTTGAGGATTTCTCTATGACAACTCATCGGAACAGCAAT CCTACCTCACAAGTCACTGTGACCTCATCAGGCCGCACAGTGAAAAAACGATTTCGTCAGCTGGATGATGACCCAGATCAAGAG ACTTTTCGTATGGTGGAATATGAGGATGAGCTGGACCTTTTGGCAGTGGTGGTAACTAATGGTGAGGAGGGAGAAGGCAGAGCTCACATCCGACTGCATGACAACCAGAGTGGGCAGTTACTGCGGACGGTTGATCTGGTGGAACCTTGGGACGAG TCACAGCTCTGGGTCATGTGA
- the dcaf17 gene encoding DDB1- and CUL4-associated factor 17 isoform X3, translating into MLPDSQLVETKCHLLMAPYRRKGAVNATELLNRRSRGISDAGTLIRHNMKVLRGILLQDNRDFIKAWSKTSKSTIMYESGKIYFENYQNCYSCVHSEPQLLYKLPKRSKLEKFEDALLCQSPLDNTLTSPSDHKPSLLALTANNWLYRLSAETGEELQRVYLSSNHKFRYLGWDVSQEMFYVKSVQNKDTLLARQAGITQNTVMHLAIFHVFPLQVVGMLEINKKYLTEKLTLGKQSSLLGGKTVGDVPFGIPVNIQITDCPPVLFEVSCTDNSVQIGGYPWHYIYTPLHKNHKGTHHICSLKDSTMATNGIQNMNCYSLESDGIFFHPDDSGRIIHVGPATINVLKICGELNNGLPSKVLEDFSMTTHRNSNPTSQVTVTSSGRTVKKRFRQLDDDPDQETFRMVEYEDELDLLAVVVTNGEEGEGRAHIRLHDNQSGQLLRTVDLVEPWDETYRHELFFDKDTIVHIEQKNSNFCCHVYKLKAASK; encoded by the exons ATGCTACCGGACAGTCAGCTTGTAGAAACAAAGTGCCACCTGCTGATGGCGCCGTACCGGAGAAAAGGAGCCGTAAATGCTACTGAGCTGTTGAACCGGAGGAGTAGAGGTATCAGCGATGCTGGGACTCTGATCAGACACAATATGAAGGTCCTTAGAGGTATCCTCCTCCAG GACAACAGGGATTTCATTAAAGCATGGAGCAAGACCTCAAAATCCACAATAATGTATGAGAGTGGTAAAATCTATTTTGAAAATTACCAGAACTGCTACAGCTG TGTTCATTCAGAGCCTCAACTTCTATACAAACTGCCTAAGAGATCAAAATTGGAGAAATTTGAAGATGCCTTGCTGTGTCAGAGCCCACTT GACAACACATTAACCTCCCCCTCTGATCATAAACCCAGCCTCTTGGCTTTGACGGCCAATAACTGGCTGTATCGCCTTTCAGCTGAAACGGGAGAAGAGCTGCAAAGAGTTTACCTCTCTTCAAACCATAAGTTCAG GTATCTTGGCTGGGATGTTTCTCAAGAGATGTTTTATGTTAAATCTGTTCAAAACAAAGATACACTTTTAGCCCGACAG gcAGGTATCACTCAGAACACGGTGATGCACCTGGCCATATTTCATGTCTTCCCCTTACAAGTTGTAGGCATGTTGGAGATCAACAAAAAG tATTTGACAGAGAAGTTAACGCTTGGAAAGCAGAGTTCACTTCTTGGAGGCAAAACAGTGGGAGATGTTCCGTTTGGTATCCCAGTAAATATCCAGATCACAG ATTGTCCTCCAGTGCTTTTCGAGGTGTCATGCACTGATAACAGTGTCCAGATTGGAGGCTACCCGTGGCACTACATCTACACACCACTGCATAAAAATCACAAGGGCACTCACCACATCTGTTCACTCAAGGACAGCACTATG GCAACAAATGGAATTCAAAACATGAACTGCTACTCTCTGGAGAGTGATGGGATCTTCTTCCATCCTGATGACTCAGGAAGAATCATTCATGTTGGACCTGCCACCATAAA tgTCCTTAAAATATGTGGTGAACTAAACAATGGTTTGCCATCGAAGGTACTTGAGGATTTCTCTATGACAACTCATCGGAACAGCAAT CCTACCTCACAAGTCACTGTGACCTCATCAGGCCGCACAGTGAAAAAACGATTTCGTCAGCTGGATGATGACCCAGATCAAGAG ACTTTTCGTATGGTGGAATATGAGGATGAGCTGGACCTTTTGGCAGTGGTGGTAACTAATGGTGAGGAGGGAGAAGGCAGAGCTCACATCCGACTGCATGACAACCAGAGTGGGCAGTTACTGCGGACGGTTGATCTGGTGGAACCTTGGGACGAG ACTTATCGACATGAGTTATTCTTTGACAAAGACACAATTGTTCATATTGAACAAAAGAACTCCAACTTCTGTTGCCATGTTTACAAACTCAAGGCTGCCAGTAAATA A
- the dcaf17 gene encoding DDB1- and CUL4-associated factor 17 isoform X1 — MLPDSQLVETKCHLLMAPYRRKGAVNATELLNRRSRGISDAGTLIRHNMKVLRGILLQDNRDFIKAWSKTSKSTIMYESGKIYFENYQNCYSCVHSEPQLLYKLPKRSKLEKFEDALLCQSPLDNTLTSPSDHKPSLLALTANNWLYRLSAETGEELQRVYLSSNHKFRYLGWDVSQEMFYVKSVQNKDTLLARQAGITQNTVMHLAIFHVFPLQVVGMLEINKKVFGNSVTDVVLSQGVLVVSYSNKSVKLYSFKHIVQRYLTEKLTLGKQSSLLGGKTVGDVPFGIPVNIQITDCPPVLFEVSCTDNSVQIGGYPWHYIYTPLHKNHKGTHHICSLKDSTMATNGIQNMNCYSLESDGIFFHPDDSGRIIHVGPATINVLKICGELNNGLPSKVLEDFSMTTHRNSNPTSQVTVTSSGRTVKKRFRQLDDDPDQETFRMVEYEDELDLLAVVVTNGEEGEGRAHIRLHDNQSGQLLRTVDLVEPWDETYRHELFFDKDTIVHIEQKNSNFCCHVYKLKAASK; from the exons ATGCTACCGGACAGTCAGCTTGTAGAAACAAAGTGCCACCTGCTGATGGCGCCGTACCGGAGAAAAGGAGCCGTAAATGCTACTGAGCTGTTGAACCGGAGGAGTAGAGGTATCAGCGATGCTGGGACTCTGATCAGACACAATATGAAGGTCCTTAGAGGTATCCTCCTCCAG GACAACAGGGATTTCATTAAAGCATGGAGCAAGACCTCAAAATCCACAATAATGTATGAGAGTGGTAAAATCTATTTTGAAAATTACCAGAACTGCTACAGCTG TGTTCATTCAGAGCCTCAACTTCTATACAAACTGCCTAAGAGATCAAAATTGGAGAAATTTGAAGATGCCTTGCTGTGTCAGAGCCCACTT GACAACACATTAACCTCCCCCTCTGATCATAAACCCAGCCTCTTGGCTTTGACGGCCAATAACTGGCTGTATCGCCTTTCAGCTGAAACGGGAGAAGAGCTGCAAAGAGTTTACCTCTCTTCAAACCATAAGTTCAG GTATCTTGGCTGGGATGTTTCTCAAGAGATGTTTTATGTTAAATCTGTTCAAAACAAAGATACACTTTTAGCCCGACAG gcAGGTATCACTCAGAACACGGTGATGCACCTGGCCATATTTCATGTCTTCCCCTTACAAGTTGTAGGCATGTTGGAGATCAACAAAAAG GTATTTGGGAATAGTGTTACCGATGTTGTTCTGTCTCAAGGTGTCCTTGTGGTGTCTTACAGCAACAAGTCAGTGAAACTGTACAGCTTTAAGCACATTGTACAAAGG tATTTGACAGAGAAGTTAACGCTTGGAAAGCAGAGTTCACTTCTTGGAGGCAAAACAGTGGGAGATGTTCCGTTTGGTATCCCAGTAAATATCCAGATCACAG ATTGTCCTCCAGTGCTTTTCGAGGTGTCATGCACTGATAACAGTGTCCAGATTGGAGGCTACCCGTGGCACTACATCTACACACCACTGCATAAAAATCACAAGGGCACTCACCACATCTGTTCACTCAAGGACAGCACTATG GCAACAAATGGAATTCAAAACATGAACTGCTACTCTCTGGAGAGTGATGGGATCTTCTTCCATCCTGATGACTCAGGAAGAATCATTCATGTTGGACCTGCCACCATAAA tgTCCTTAAAATATGTGGTGAACTAAACAATGGTTTGCCATCGAAGGTACTTGAGGATTTCTCTATGACAACTCATCGGAACAGCAAT CCTACCTCACAAGTCACTGTGACCTCATCAGGCCGCACAGTGAAAAAACGATTTCGTCAGCTGGATGATGACCCAGATCAAGAG ACTTTTCGTATGGTGGAATATGAGGATGAGCTGGACCTTTTGGCAGTGGTGGTAACTAATGGTGAGGAGGGAGAAGGCAGAGCTCACATCCGACTGCATGACAACCAGAGTGGGCAGTTACTGCGGACGGTTGATCTGGTGGAACCTTGGGACGAG ACTTATCGACATGAGTTATTCTTTGACAAAGACACAATTGTTCATATTGAACAAAAGAACTCCAACTTCTGTTGCCATGTTTACAAACTCAAGGCTGCCAGTAAATA A